The stretch of DNA CTTCGCGAGCCTCTACCACTTGGACCCAGGCTGGGCGAAGGACAGAGTCGACGAGCTTTTGTCCCTGCTTGGCCTGGAGGAGGATGCCGACAGGCTGGTGGAGGAGTACAGCACCGGCATGAAGTCTAAGCTAAACATAGCTCGGGCTCTGCTGCACGACCCCCCGATACTCTTCCTTGACGAGCCGACGATAGGCCTCGACCCCAACTCGGCAAGGAAGGTCCGGGAGGTCGTCACGGAGCTGAAGAAGCAAGGGAAGACCATTCTCCTCACTACGCACAACATGTTCGAGGCTGACGTGCTGTCGGACAGAGTGGCGATCATAAACAAGGGGAGGATAATAGCCGTAGGCAACCCTTCGGAGCTCAAGAGAAGCATATCGAACCACAACGTCGTCGAGGTTGAGGTTCTCGGGCTGCATGACGATGGACAGGTGCCTGCCCTCAAGAGCGTGGACGGCGTACTGAACTACGCGTCTCAAGTTGTCGACCCGTCATCGGGAAGGGCAAGCATCAGGGTGATCTTCGACGGTGGGCACGTCCTGAAGGATGTTCTAAGCACCCTGCTTAGGACAGACTTGAAGATCCTGAGCGTTAGGACCGTGGAGCCCACGCTTGAGGACGTTTTCGTCTACTACACGGGTGAGAGGCTTGGCGGCGAAGAACAGTAATGGTATTCTGCGGGTTTTCAGGGGCA from Infirmifilum sp. NZ encodes:
- a CDS encoding ABC transporter ATP-binding protein, giving the protein MHAVEARGLVKRFTTREGSAIFRGRKRTVEALSGVSFEIRRGEIFGLLGPNGAGKTTTIKILSTLLLPDAGEAWVNGYHVVREARRVRESIGVSLYSDRGFYWKLSGRENLLYFASLYHLDPGWAKDRVDELLSLLGLEEDADRLVEEYSTGMKSKLNIARALLHDPPILFLDEPTIGLDPNSARKVREVVTELKKQGKTILLTTHNMFEADVLSDRVAIINKGRIIAVGNPSELKRSISNHNVVEVEVLGLHDDGQVPALKSVDGVLNYASQVVDPSSGRASIRVIFDGGHVLKDVLSTLLRTDLKILSVRTVEPTLEDVFVYYTGERLGGEEQ